The Pyrus communis chromosome 8, drPyrComm1.1, whole genome shotgun sequence region AAAATaataccaaacaaaagtaacGGGAGATTATGAACCTTGCGTTATTACAATTCACATATTTTTATGCTCCTAATAGGAAAATTAAACTCACAAAAAGCAAAAACCAGGATATTTGGCCAATCTTAGGGCCAATTTGGTATTGCTGTAATTTTTCTACAAAATTATTGCTGCTATGTTGTGAGAAAAAATAGttataaaataaagttaatGAATGTTTGTtaaaccttttttctttttctttttaaaaatgtttttaatagaaaacaatATCTAAGCATTTGGTAATGTTTTATATGAAACTtttgtgaatatgttaaatgactaaaattgATATGATATTGAATGTCATATAATAGTTGCCAAAAAGAATAATGCAATGGCaaagattgtaattttgtaaaatatacaGGGATATACTTGTCATTTGAAAACTTCATTAAATGGGTACTGTTCACTatgcattgaaaaaaaaaacttttttggaGAAACATAGTAGACCTTACTTTTGCTTTTCTATGATTTTCTTCTGtcaaaacgtttttaaagaaaatattttttttaaaccaaaccttaataaaaatgcaaattaatcataaaaaacacttgaaatgcTTATTCATTTTGgaatcaaaaaatattttttttctaaaaatactTCCCAAACGGGCCCATACTTTACAATTCTCATACTTGTGCTTTTACTTAATTCAAAGAGTTGTTATTTGCACATTAATTAATACAGCTCTCtgtgtacaaaataaacaataagatacgtaaaaatgttttaaagtgttaataatAGTTTCTAATATTGTTGAAACTAGAAGAGAATCTAGATTCATGGCTTCAAGCGCTAAAAGTGGAAACCGAGGAAGAAATATtgcttttttggttttttaacgaaaagtctgtgatattgtttattttaacgaaaaattatatttttagactaaaaagtcaaatctgatactattcattttaccatttatttttcgttaaaacttaaagttttcaagttttttttattagtttttttttattttttatttttgaaagaaGGGGGTagggaaaattttcaaaagcaCCCGGCTTGGCTAACTTTTTGCTTGATTAAGACAATTCTTGACTTATTTGCTTGATTAAGACAATTGATGAGACATGAGCGGTGGCTGGTTCgtctcaaaataaaataatgtttcAAAAGCACCCAGCGGTGGCTGGTTCGTCTCAAAATAAAACAATGTTTCAAAAGCACCCGGCCAGACTATTCTTAACTTATTCGCTTGATTAAGACAGTTGAACTAATAATAATGTTATGTAGATCAGTTTTTagatcaaatttacaaattttgtgaTGCGTCGTTTATAGATAATAAAtatgttaatcaatacttaattattaatcaaatcatcaacaaccacgtcatataatttacaaaattttgtttaaatagATGTTATTGCTAGCATTACCGTTGAACTAATTACATGAATGACTAAAACAAAGAGGTCTAAACTCTAAAGTGGGAGACATTTTTTCATACAACcaagttttaattttgttagTGTTATTGTCTAATAAACGTTTGTCATGTGTGATAGggattttaccacctgcaaaagtaaggataaaaacacttaaaatacttgcaagaatacaaggTTGTTATAGTATAGCAGCtcaagcaaggtcgttctccatagggattgaatgaataatttatgttaaaaccaaatcctaattaattatttgaaaacaaagtttggaagaggttgattttatgatctaaaatattaaaaacgaatttaattaaaaacaattaaaaaaattggaaaagtaaagaaaacaaaagaaaatagttttgaaaataaatttgagcacTAGGGTTCCGTCATCACCTTAACAATTCTACTTAGTTatttcaattacttatgaattacacatgcatattttgaaggttatgttttcctaaagtatgccctacttggaacatccaacatagaatgtatatctaacatgcaacccgttcGCTGCGTCCAGATCGAATGTGAatatgcaagactcattaagttttatgaaaaccttttgaaaaaccatacaacccttATGACGTGTTGTCCATcctaagaagttacacatattaaccacaagaagccagccCTAATTTCAGGGACAACCCTCCaggaaattgcatcaaattacttttctaaatatcctaatgatgaccaatcatcaagacaaatagatagtttaaagcacattgattaataattcaaaatttgcatgcataatatcataagcaaattgaaaagaaactacatattcttgctaaggcttgTAGCCTCGTCCTAGCAACGAAACTAGTTACTAACAACCGTAAAACAAAAtagctttttagccaaaatagttcctgagatttcaaatcaatagaagtggtccctgagattgcccaccatccatcattttggtcattccattaaaaactccgttaagtgtcccagAACTCTTagccggaagtttgggcaattttcaaaacttcgtaactcaatcgtttcttaactaaATTCGACACATAAtacatcaaaatgaagataggaaagtgtagaataagataatacctatttggaagcccaatggtttcCGGAAATGGttggaaaatagcctcaaagttgactggtccgagggaaaactggaaaactcgccggaaattgggcaaactttaaacgttcataacttcttcaatactcaacgtaatcaagtgattcaaaaatgaaaatcatacttctcaatgagACGAAGAGAACGATATCTTTTTTAGCAGCTAAATATCCTTGGTTGGAccggaaaacggctcgaaaATGGCCATCTTggtctcgagttagccactttggAACCATTGTCCAGCCAAACCATGGCGAGTTAGCCGCTGGAAAAGGAACCATTCTCTTGGTATCATcaaagtatgattttttttttttgaatcacttaatttctttgagtattgaagaagttatgaacgtttaaagtttgccCAATTTCCggctagttttctatttttcccTCGTaccagtcaactttgaggctattttctgACCATCTCTGGTAACCATTGgacttccaaataggtataatcttattcaaCACTGttatatcttcattttgatatattatgaatcgaatttggttaagaaatgattgagttacgaaattttaaaaattgtccaaacttccggccaagagctccaagacacttaacggagtttttaacgaaatgaccaaaatgatggatggtggacaatctcagggaccaaggTGAGGAGTTATAAAAATCTCAGGgatcattttagctaaaaagccaaacaaaatattatcaagaacatatatagaaaacaccttgaaaataaacttttgTCAAGGCTCTCTAAAGCCAAAGTATTGCGTTCTCCGCCCTTGTCTTAACCTAATGgttaaaaagccttatttataccactataaaataaaatcctaccttGGAAAGGTTTTAGaagaaaactaggaaacataattaaatgataaaacagaaaataaaaggtttcctatttgaactagaatttgGAGTTCTCAAAAAATCACACTTTTGAttgaccaaatcaactccgatttggtcccaaaaggtcttTTTATAAAGCTGAAGACGTTCCCTATAAATTCTCAAAACGAATTTTTCTCAAAATACCcaatcttgacctccaaaatatcCAAAAATGTCAATCTGGAAAAGTTGTGCACTGGGCGTTAATTTCATCGTCACGGTTAAACGACTTGGtagaaaaatttggaattttgacacaatcatcttgaaaggcacATGAACATTCTCCAATTAGattcactccaaaattcatccgtttgatcactttttgcttcaGAGGATGTCGAATGTtctacattaaaaatataatacaaagtatcaaaattctatcaAAACAACCAATACATTATAagtaagattagggtaaaatatatgatataatatggactcatcaatgtgtttaaaaaaatatataatatttctaATAACCAATCACCACATCGTAAAATGGTGACTAGAGAAAATACATCCTAAATAAACTACatcttaagatttttttttctttcaaatgtgACTGTCTTATTGTCGCTTAGTATTATAAATTAAATGTGTGTTATTATAAATGAATATATTGAATCAACATGGACCAACAAGTAATATGCTTGATTTTAAGAACAAGTAAAGTTAAAATGTGACATATAATAAAGGAGAAATTAGAATTCCCTGCATTTTTCCATACCTTTTAGATCAAACATTGGTTCTTTTTTAAACTTAGATTAAGAGACTTTGACCAattgccacatcaacatttctctattttaaaattACCTATAATTAGTTTAAAGGCAGCATCACTTCACTTTGTAACTAATTGCCTACAATCTAGGAAATTAATTTCCCAGTCCTTTAAACTCCTACGTTTTAATGaatctttctataaaaaaaaataataattaaagtaatttaaactcCTATGTCTTTAATGAttctttttgtaaaaaaataattaattaaagtaattcctcattattagtaaaaaaaaaggtaatgaaAAAGaacgtaccaaaaattcaaatgtaccacaattaaatatacaaaaaattcaaatgcgcCAAGAAACTAAatgaccaaaaattcaaatataccaagaaaccaaatgtacTAGAAATTCAGATACATCATAAACCAAATGTATTCATCTTATTATAAGTAACCAAATATACCGATATAATCAAACATACCGTTATAACCAAACGTACCTAACAACGAGTTTATTttacattctatttaatttactaacataaatatttcaataaaaaaaacatgaatagacttctaagaaaataaaattaaatgatattaagcaccaaaattattagaaaaatgtttaatcaaattttcaaaagtaaCAGTCTAATAGATGTTTAATTTATGAAGTCTAAAAAGAAAGCAtctatatatcaaaatttcCCTATAATAAATTAATAGCTGTCAACaatacaacaaaacaaaacataaaaataccaTAAATTGTATAAATACTCCATATCGAAGAGACCAAAGCGTGCTGCGTCTTTGAGTGAAATATTCTGACAAATGGAGTCTTTTTTGGTGGTGTCTCTGAAACCTTCACGTTCTCTCTCTAGCACCCTCTTCGCAGCCTCTTCTTATCACCCAATTTCCACTCCCACCACCACTGCCACCAGCAATCCAAACCCTTACCGCTATCCCAACGCAAGACGGTGGGGCTCATTCAGTCAAAGGCACTGTCGTCGGGATACTGTCAGTCACTTTGACTTCGATCGCAGACTCAGATCGCAGATCTGGAGCTCGTCTTCACCATCTACTGTCCCAAAGAAGGGTGGAAATCAAACCAGCGGCGATGAAAATAACAAGGCTGAGGGTTCTTGGATCGACTTGTACCTGCCAATTCAAGCTCAGCCTTATGCTAAGCTCGCTCGCCTCGACAAGCCGATCGGCACCTGGCTATTTGCTTGGCCTTCTTTGTGGTAAGTGAAAGGAATGAAGAAGAAAGTTTGAGTACTAACTGTTAAATAATTAGGATTTTTTAATCCATAACGGTACGTGAGAATGACATAATTCATCAATTTgatctttgaaatttaaaatgaagtGGGCATGAGATTGTGCATTATTGGTCATTTTAGTTATTTGTGAGAAATCTCTGttaaattgagagtatttttgttaAATCAACCCCTTCCCCTTTGAACTGGCGGTTTCTTTAATTTAGTGGAGATTTTTCATAacatgatcaaaatgattataTATGAAGAATCTCACCGagtatttttatcaattttaaatcacaaaaatcaaaatgaagagCAAGATCTGGCTAAAAAGCATTGTTTTAGGTGCATGTCCAATCCTAGATGCAAATGAGGTCGTAAACCCACTTTTACATCTTGGTTGGCGGGAATCTCCTTCGGTCTTGCGGATGTATGAGCTACAAAATTTGCAACTCACCGGAAAAAGGCATGTAAAGGCAGGGCCGGCCTTGCGAATAGCCGGAGTAGGTGCCAGTCTAGGGCGCTCACTTTAGAAGGACTCAAAATTTTAGACGGAGTTAGGCAGATCTAGACGAGGATGAAAGGGAGTTATGCGAGCTTATATGTAAACGTCGGAATCTGGAAATTTTTGTTGTAGGATCGGCCtcacgcgaggaagaagacaacTCTATTCCTAACATTATTTTAATTGCACGATTTTACTTAAGAGGATcccattatctttttttttatagttgcatgttttctttattttaaataGTCCCCACCATTGAGTTATGCGGGCTTATATATAAACGTCGGAATCTGGAAATTTTTGTTGTAGGATCGGCCtcacgcgaggaagaagacaacTCTATTCTTAACATTATTTTAATTGCACGATTTTACTTAAGAGGATcccattatcttttttttttatagttgcatgttttctttattttaaataGTCCCcaccattttatttttactttttttcttctctcttgaatataacatttatgtttatttttataaggTTTTATTGCCCTATTTTAAGATCACAACATTATTATGTACGCTAAAACTCAcctttttgaaaaatgatattatttaatgttcaaattaattagtttatgtaatatataataaattatttaaatctaTCTTATCCGTCTAAACGTGTATACGAAAATTATTATCATCTTCAGTATTTTCTCTAGTTGTAAGATGTTATCTCTGTAATTCAACTATTCATTCATTTATTGAATATAATAAGTAACATTGTAATAATAGAAAAATGATTGGAATTTGGCGTACTGGGTATGGACTTTTTTTTCGGTTTGAATTagttgaaaaattagattataTAAACCTAATAAGTGCATTTGTATTTAAAAACGCGAGACGAataatatttgaaaaatatttgtatatatatattttaatattaatttttaaatatatttaatgTACAAATAgactttttatatatttagtaaattttttttacacatatcAATGTACAAAGGTCGGAATTTGCGCCAGTCTTGGAGAGAGGTTCACGTGGAAGTGGAAAGAAAAGGAAGTAAACGCGCTCCCACGCGCAAATATACCCAATACTCGCCACGCATTTGGAAGGTCATGATTCAAGCAAAGTTTAATCAAATGGTTGtaaataatccaaaaaataCCATTTAATcgcccaaaaaaaaagaaaaaaccatttgAAAAAAAGGTCCCCTTATACAGGCATAACGTTTGTTCATCCAGACaccagttttcttttctttcaattctcACACAAAACACTTCCTcatccaatttttttatttttattttatttttttatagttttactTTAAACTTCTTCTGATGAAACCAACGTCCAAATGAGATGAAATCGATGCTgtccaaattttgaaattttttgattGAATTGTGCGAAAAAAATAGttacgttaatttttttttttaagagttaacaaaaaaataaattacacaaaaacgaataaattaaaattttgatctcctcATTTACATTTATGCATTGGAGCAAAACTAAAATTTACATCTCCATAGATGTATATGAAAGTATAAAAGTGGCTTTCCAATTTCCACCTACATATGCATCTCCAagattgaagatgctctaacgTTTGCTAGAAAAAGATTTACATATATGGCAAGGGTATTTTGGTGTCAAGTATCAATGATATAATGTATAAATCTTTTTGATGTCGTGTTACATATCACTTGTACGAGTTGTTACAGTAACGTTATATTCATATCGTATAAGTTGCACTCTAAACGCTAACAACGTCGAcgtaattaatttatttattttaactggAAGTTAATTATGCTTATGGTGGGTCCATGCAGGTCAACAGCACTGGCAGCAAGTCCAGGACAGCTTCCTGATATTATGATGTTGATACTATTTGGATTTGGAGCTCTGTTTACTAGGGGCGCCGCGTGCACCATAAACGATCTCCTTGACCGGGATATTGATGCCAAGGTAAACTAAGTCCATTATATATGGTCATTTTGTATACGAAACTGATTtatatacactttttttttgtgttcacttttatttatttatgaaattttctTTCTGCATATTGGTTAGATACTGAATTTAGTCCTTCGGCTGCATTTCACAACATATTTATTACGGTGAACTGATGTCaccttgtttttaatttttaattactgTCACCTGATATTATTAATCTACTCATATTATGACAcgtaatttaaaaattattatgagGTGGAGCGTACAAAGgaaagatgaagaaatttattCTTTGATAGATAATTACTTAGTTCtctgactaaaaaaaaaaaaaaaaaaattattacttaGTTCATATGACAAAAGTTCTGCAATTAATTGATCAGGTGGAACGTACAAAGTCGCGGCCTCTTGCAAGTGGTGTTTTGACACCTTTTCAGGGGATTTCATTTCTTGGATTTCAATTGCTCTTGGTTCTAGGAACTCTCCTTCCATTGAACAATTATAGGTAATTAGCATTCTTACGAAGATTTATTTAGAATGATTCTAAAGAGATCATTTACttgatttatattttataaactcATATGATATAGTAGTTGATAAttgatttcttctttaaatCATAAAAGAAATAATTCAACCATCACCCGCTGCGTCAcgtgatttacaaaatatggtcAATTACATCCCGAATCCGATGAAATATGATGAATTGAAACGGTATTGGTAAATATGTAATTATCTTAAATATATTAACTATTCCTAGCATTTTTAGTTAATCTGATTAATTATTATGTAAATGTTATTATAATCTGCTATGTATATGAAGCTAGCTTGTGTAACTCATTAATTGGAATTAACAGCTGCGTTTTGGGGGTATCATCTTGGTTCCTAATTTTCACGTATCCTCTCATGAAGAGATTGACAGACTGGGTACGTAATTACAATCTCATGACCGCATTTAATGACTTATTACGTCATTATAATGTATAATGTGGTATTCTACATCACATAATAATGCATATTTGGCGCAGCCTCAAGCCTATCTAGGTTTGATGATAAATTGGGGGGCCTTGATAGGATGGGCAGCAGTAAAAGGAAGCATTGATCCAACTGTCGTGCTCCCATTGTACTTTTCTGCAGTATGCTGGACACTTGTCTATGATACCATATATGCACATCAGGTAATCGTTGTGAGGATCTGGATGATTAAttaatcgtgttcgttcattatatatcgtgcggttagaaattattttaaaattttaatttaaaactgaatataaatagtacttaacgaaaactaaccatacgatatacgataaacagacaCGATTGATTAATCTCCGGATTCCCATAAAGAGAATCCGGAGAAGATCCTTATCCGTAAAACGAGGAGTAATGCTATGcacaccaaatttttttttaccaagttTTATTCACCTATAAAATGTCTTAGTTTTTGtaagttatgttggaaaagGAGATTGATCCTTActaattttcaacaaaatctaTAACATGCGTACAGTCTACAAACACATAATTTAGTCATAAATAAATTTGGCGAAAAAATAGAGTAATATTATTGAAAACAAACACGTTGCTTTTTCCCTGTCAGAAGTTGTATTTTCGAAGATTTGAGTGTGATCAAATTATGGAATAATTAAGTAGAATATGAGATAAGTTTTTCAATGTGCAATCCAACAAAATTAAGATGTTTTCTGACCGTGCTTGCTTGCAGGACAAGGAAGATGATTTGAAAGTAGGTGTTAAGTCTACGGCATTGAAATTTGGCGACTCAACCCAAAAATGGATTACTGGGTTTGGAATCGTGTGCTTGAGCTGTCTTGCCCTCAGTGGATACAATGCTGGAATAGGTTATTGTcttttttttcccctctttATTATAATTTCctatatttttcataatttttctcttttatcaCATCTTCACACCCAAATCTTGCAACTATATATGGAGCAGGGTGGCCGTACTATGCATTTTTGGGGGTTGCATTTGGACAATTAGCTTGGCAAATATCAACCGTTAATCTTTCATGCCCAGCTGATTGCAATAGAAAGTACGCGTTATCATGCAAAAAACACTATTTAGGGCTCGTTTGATAACCAATTGGTATCAAATGGGCTCTTAGGTTTCCAAGTATTtattagttttgttttgcttcgAGCAAGATCAGCTTATTGACTTGgccttttctctttttgtgctGGTTCCAGATTTGTGTCGAACAAGTGGTTTGGCGCTATTATGTTCATCGCAATCCTATTTGGACGACTTTCATCATAAGGAGGTATAaggtttattaatttttagcatatattaaggttggttatgtctTCCATTAATTCTAATTTGGAGCTTTTTTACAGATACAGTTCATCATTCTCTCTTGCACTGTTCTCGTATATTTGCAAGAAGGTTGCAAGGTCACCTAAATACAGCACTCAAATGCGGGCAAGGATCAATTTTTATGCTGTAATATTTATCGTTTTACTTCAAAAGTGGACCATTTTCATGGGGCTGTATGGGACTAAATTTAGTAATTTTCAGTTCAATTGGGAAGTCTAACAGCAGGTGTGATGAAATTGTTCCAGATTTGTGTCAAACAAGTGTTTTCGGTGCTATTATTTTCAGTGGAATCATATttcagaatatatatatatatatatatatgtatatatagttacttggaaaacaaaggtaaaaCTACGTATGATAGACGTTCCTCTGATCCTTGCAAAGCAGATAGCTTTTGCTGGCTTGGGGTTGCCCCTTTTATTTG contains the following coding sequences:
- the LOC137743518 gene encoding 4-hydroxybenzoate geranyltransferase 2-like — protein: MESFLVVSLKPSRSLSSTLFAASSYHPISTPTTTATSNPNPYRYPNARRWGSFSQRHCRRDTVSHFDFDRRLRSQIWSSSSPSTVPKKGGNQTSGDENNKAEGSWIDLYLPIQAQPYAKLARLDKPIGTWLFAWPSLWSTALAASPGQLPDIMMLILFGFGALFTRGAACTINDLLDRDIDAKVERTKSRPLASGVLTPFQGISFLGFQLLLVLGTLLPLNNYSCVLGVSSWFLIFTYPLMKRLTDWPQAYLGLMINWGALIGWAAVKGSIDPTVVLPLYFSAVCWTLVYDTIYAHQDKEDDLKVGVKSTALKFGDSTQKWITGFGIVCLSCLALSGYNAGIGWPYYAFLGVAFGQLAWQISTVNLSCPADCNRKFVSNKWFGAIMFIAILFGRLSS